In one Bradyrhizobium cosmicum genomic region, the following are encoded:
- a CDS encoding creatininase family protein, producing MTPPRDWTEIGWADAAPTEVSRWIAVLPLAATEQHGPHLPVTTDVLIADAYLARVRELLPASVPATFLPVEPIGISTEHIDYPGTQTLPTDVALKRWTGIGEDIARRGVKKLVIITSHGGNSAAMMLIAQDLRAHQKLFVVTTSWSRLSGADTLFPADEVRHGIHGGAVETSIMLARYPDQVRSDAVADFPASSIALEKQYRWLSTQRPAPFAWQTQDLNASGAVGNATLAVAAKGEQLIDQGATAFCELLAEVDNFDVNRLAKGPLG from the coding sequence ATGACGCCTCCCCGCGACTGGACCGAGATTGGCTGGGCCGATGCTGCGCCCACCGAGGTTTCGCGCTGGATCGCGGTGCTGCCGCTGGCGGCGACCGAGCAGCACGGCCCGCATCTGCCTGTTACCACCGACGTGCTGATCGCGGACGCCTATCTGGCGCGCGTGCGCGAGCTTTTGCCCGCGAGCGTTCCGGCGACGTTCCTGCCCGTTGAACCCATCGGGATTTCCACCGAGCATATCGACTATCCGGGCACGCAGACGCTGCCGACCGACGTCGCGTTGAAGCGATGGACCGGGATCGGCGAGGACATCGCGCGGCGCGGAGTGAAGAAGCTCGTTATCATCACCAGCCATGGCGGCAACAGCGCGGCAATGATGCTGATCGCGCAGGATCTGCGTGCACACCAAAAGCTGTTCGTGGTCACGACCTCGTGGTCGCGGCTATCAGGCGCGGACACATTGTTCCCGGCCGATGAAGTCCGCCATGGCATTCACGGCGGCGCGGTCGAAACCTCGATCATGCTGGCGCGCTATCCCGATCAGGTGCGCAGCGACGCCGTTGCGGATTTTCCCGCAAGCAGCATCGCGCTGGAGAAGCAGTATCGCTGGCTGTCGACGCAGCGGCCGGCGCCGTTCGCCTGGCAGACGCAGGATCTCAACGCCAGCGGTGCGGTCGGCAATGCGACGCTGGCCGTGGCTGCGAAGGGCGAGCAGCTCATCGATCAGGGCGCGACGGCCTTCTGCGAGTTGCTGGCCGAGGTCGATAACTTCGACGTGAACAGGCTCGCCAAAGGCCCCCTCGGTTAG
- a CDS encoding ABC transporter substrate-binding protein, translating to MSPSHLRRALTAGLLAALVSTVPARAETLDKVTFGTNWVAEAEHGGFFQAAADGTYKKYGLDVTIIPGGPNENNRMLLVAGKIDFFMAANTLMSFDAVANNVPVVTIAAIFQKDPQVMLTQPDAKVAKIEDLKPLTLFVSKEGMTSYFQWLKSEYGFSEKNVRPYNFNPQPFIANPKSAMQGYVTSEPFAVEKAAGFKPNVLLLADSGFNTYSTLIETRRDIAEKKPDLVQRFVDASMVGWYNYIYGDNSAGNAMIKKLNPEMTDELLAYSVAKMKEYGIVDSGDSIKDGIGAMSDDRYTSFFNKMVKAGVVKPDLDFRKSYTLRFVNKGVGVELRPSKP from the coding sequence ATGAGCCCCTCTCATCTGCGGCGTGCGTTAACGGCGGGCTTGTTGGCCGCTTTGGTCTCGACGGTCCCGGCGCGTGCCGAGACGCTGGACAAGGTCACCTTCGGCACCAACTGGGTCGCCGAGGCCGAGCATGGCGGCTTCTTCCAGGCCGCCGCCGACGGCACCTACAAGAAATACGGGCTCGACGTCACCATCATCCCCGGCGGCCCCAACGAAAACAACCGGATGCTGCTGGTCGCCGGCAAGATCGATTTCTTCATGGCTGCGAACACGCTGATGTCGTTCGACGCGGTCGCCAACAACGTTCCTGTCGTGACGATCGCCGCGATCTTCCAGAAAGACCCGCAGGTGATGCTGACGCAGCCGGACGCCAAGGTCGCCAAGATCGAGGACCTCAAGCCGCTGACGCTGTTCGTCTCCAAGGAGGGCATGACCAGTTACTTCCAGTGGCTGAAATCGGAATACGGTTTCAGCGAGAAGAACGTCCGTCCCTACAATTTCAACCCGCAGCCCTTCATCGCCAATCCCAAGAGCGCGATGCAGGGCTACGTCACATCGGAGCCCTTCGCGGTCGAGAAGGCCGCCGGCTTTAAGCCCAACGTGCTGCTGCTTGCCGATTCCGGCTTCAACACCTATTCGACCCTGATCGAGACCCGCCGCGACATCGCCGAGAAGAAGCCGGATCTGGTGCAGCGCTTCGTCGATGCCTCCATGGTCGGCTGGTACAATTACATCTACGGCGACAATTCGGCCGGCAATGCCATGATCAAGAAGCTCAATCCGGAAATGACCGACGAGCTGCTCGCCTATTCGGTTGCGAAGATGAAGGAGTACGGCATCGTCGATTCCGGCGACAGCATCAAAGACGGCATCGGCGCGATGAGCGACGATCGCTACACCTCCTTCTTCAACAAGATGGTGAAGGCCGGCGTCGTGAAGCCCGATCTCGACTTCCGGAAGTCCTACACTCTGCGCTTCGTCAACAAGGGCGTCGGCGTCGAGCTACGCCCGAGCAAGCCGTAA
- a CDS encoding ABC transporter ATP-binding protein has product MVESKTSSGVEASLTALAVSLRGVTKTYDNGVMALGPLDLAVRKGEFISLLGPSGCGKSTALRLIAGLGAPSSGIVRVSRHDGEAQPGRVQPGHGIGFVFQEPTLMPWTSVRENVRLPLRLARVPKAEALARADAALASVGLADFAEAFPRELSGGMKMRVSLARALVTDPDILLMDEPFAALDEITRFRLNNDLLALWRSLGKTVVFVTHSVFESVYLSQRVVVMTARPGRIQADIRIETVEPRGEEFRTSTAYSDYCRRVSAALAPSYAGQSTL; this is encoded by the coding sequence ATGGTAGAGAGCAAAACTTCGTCCGGGGTCGAGGCTAGCCTGACGGCCTTGGCCGTCAGTCTGCGCGGCGTGACGAAGACCTATGACAATGGCGTCATGGCGCTTGGTCCGCTCGATCTCGCCGTGCGCAAGGGCGAGTTCATCTCGCTGCTCGGGCCCTCCGGCTGCGGCAAGTCGACAGCGCTGCGCCTGATTGCCGGGCTCGGCGCGCCGTCGTCCGGCATCGTGCGGGTGTCGCGCCATGATGGCGAAGCGCAGCCAGGTCGTGTTCAACCAGGTCATGGCATCGGCTTCGTGTTCCAGGAGCCGACCCTGATGCCCTGGACCAGCGTGCGCGAAAACGTCAGGCTGCCCTTGAGGCTCGCGCGCGTGCCGAAGGCCGAAGCTCTCGCGCGTGCCGATGCGGCGCTGGCAAGCGTCGGGCTCGCCGATTTCGCCGAAGCGTTCCCGCGCGAGCTCTCCGGCGGCATGAAGATGCGGGTGTCGCTGGCGCGTGCGCTCGTCACCGACCCCGATATCCTTCTGATGGATGAGCCGTTCGCCGCGCTCGACGAGATCACGCGCTTTCGCCTCAACAACGATTTGCTCGCGCTGTGGCGCAGCCTTGGCAAGACCGTCGTCTTCGTCACCCATTCTGTGTTCGAATCCGTCTACCTGTCGCAGCGCGTGGTGGTCATGACGGCGCGGCCCGGCCGCATCCAGGCCGACATCCGCATCGAGACCGTCGAGCCGCGCGGAGAGGAGTTTCGCACCTCGACCGCCTATTCCGACTATTGCCGCCGCGTGTCGGCCGCGCTGGCGCCGTCCTATGCGGGGCAGTCGACGCTATGA
- a CDS encoding ABC transporter permease has protein sequence MNAQASVTAKSSGAQRAARFVLPVIVFAAGLLAWEFVVRVREIPPYVLPAPSVIVLTLIKDWAVLSQSLAATLLTTLEGFAAASIGGIALALLFNQSKWVEYSLFPYAVVLQVTPVIAIAPLLLIYLEQQTAVVVCAFIVAFFPVLSNTTLGLNSVDRNLAGLFQLYGASPQQTLRFLKLPAALPYILGGLRIAGGLSLIGAVVAEIAAGTAGAGSGLAYRIAESGYRLNIPRMFAALLLLSLAGIVIYGVLAVVSHLVLRRWHESALGKDN, from the coding sequence ATGAACGCGCAAGCCTCCGTCACCGCGAAATCCTCCGGGGCGCAGCGCGCGGCGCGTTTCGTGCTTCCCGTCATCGTGTTCGCGGCCGGCCTTCTCGCCTGGGAATTCGTGGTCCGTGTCAGGGAGATTCCGCCCTACGTGCTGCCGGCGCCCTCCGTCATTGTCCTGACGCTGATCAAGGACTGGGCGGTGTTGTCACAATCGCTCGCCGCCACGCTGCTGACGACGCTCGAAGGTTTTGCCGCCGCCAGCATCGGCGGGATCGCGCTGGCGCTGTTGTTCAACCAGTCGAAATGGGTGGAATATTCGCTGTTCCCCTACGCCGTGGTGCTCCAGGTGACGCCGGTGATCGCGATCGCGCCGCTGCTTCTGATCTATCTGGAGCAGCAGACCGCGGTGGTCGTCTGCGCCTTCATCGTCGCCTTTTTCCCGGTGCTGTCGAACACCACGCTCGGGCTGAACTCCGTCGATCGCAACCTGGCGGGGCTGTTCCAGCTCTATGGCGCCTCGCCACAGCAGACCCTGCGGTTCCTGAAGCTGCCGGCGGCGCTGCCCTACATTCTCGGCGGCTTGCGCATTGCCGGCGGCCTGTCGCTGATCGGCGCGGTCGTGGCCGAAATCGCGGCCGGCACCGCCGGCGCGGGCTCCGGCCTTGCCTACAGGATCGCCGAATCCGGCTATCGGTTGAACATACCCCGCATGTTCGCGGCGCTGCTGTTGTTGTCGCTCGCCGGGATTGTCATCTATGGGGTGCTGGCGGTAGTTTCCCACCTCGTTTTACGGCGCTGGCATGAAAGCGCGCTTGGAAAGGACAACTGA
- a CDS encoding 2-hydroxyacid dehydrogenase, with translation MAAGSISSEKIDLLIYGPARPILENGFSDHFVVHTAETRGDLERLTPAIREKIRGVAVTDHTARVDKDSLSQLPKLELVSSFGVGYDHVDVKYAAERNIIVTNTPDVLTEEVADVAMGLLICTLREFIKADRYVRSGLWQTQNYPLSVGSLRDRKVGIVGMGRIGQAIARRLDASLVPVVYHTRNPSKDVSYKHYPDLIEMAKAVDTLMVIVPGGASTNKMVNAEVLKALGPRGVLVNVARGSVVDEAALVQALKSGTILAAGLDVFAAEPNVPDELKTMQNVVLLPHIGSASVVTRNAMNQLVIDNLKAWFSGKAPLTPVAETPVKSR, from the coding sequence ATGGCTGCCGGTTCGATTTCGTCCGAAAAGATCGACCTTCTGATCTATGGGCCGGCGCGGCCGATCCTCGAAAACGGGTTCTCCGATCATTTCGTCGTGCACACGGCCGAGACGCGAGGTGACCTCGAGAGGCTGACGCCCGCGATCCGCGAAAAGATCCGCGGCGTGGCGGTGACCGATCACACCGCCCGCGTCGACAAGGATTCATTGTCGCAATTGCCCAAGCTCGAACTCGTGTCGAGCTTCGGTGTCGGCTACGACCACGTCGATGTCAAATACGCGGCCGAGCGCAACATCATCGTCACCAACACGCCTGATGTGCTGACCGAGGAGGTCGCCGATGTCGCGATGGGCCTCCTAATCTGCACGCTGCGCGAATTCATCAAGGCTGACCGTTATGTGCGTTCCGGTCTCTGGCAGACCCAGAACTATCCGCTCAGCGTAGGCTCGCTGCGCGACCGCAAGGTCGGCATCGTCGGCATGGGCCGGATCGGCCAGGCCATCGCGCGCCGGCTCGATGCCTCGCTGGTGCCTGTTGTCTACCACACACGCAATCCGTCCAAGGACGTCTCCTACAAGCACTATCCTGACTTGATCGAGATGGCGAAGGCGGTAGACACGCTGATGGTGATCGTGCCGGGCGGCGCCTCGACAAACAAGATGGTCAATGCCGAAGTGCTCAAGGCGCTCGGCCCGCGCGGCGTGCTGGTCAATGTCGCGCGCGGCTCCGTGGTCGACGAGGCTGCGCTGGTGCAGGCGCTGAAATCCGGCACCATCCTCGCCGCTGGTCTCGACGTGTTCGCGGCCGAGCCGAACGTGCCGGACGAGCTCAAGACCATGCAGAACGTCGTGCTGCTGCCGCATATCGGCTCGGCCTCGGTGGTGACGCGCAACGCGATGAACCAGCTCGTGATCGACAACCTCAAGGCCTGGTTCTCCGGCAAGGCGCCGTTGACGCCGGTTGCGGAAACGCCGGTGAAGAGCCGCTGA
- a CDS encoding AprI/Inh family metalloprotease inhibitor, with amino-acid sequence MRVLRVGASVIAACVAAIGIAHAQDTSTLKKDMPGQWELSTTERSKTCVVTLKADAAGQGYKLELEPACKTALPFTKDIVAWSVRGLDIVRLQDATGEAVIDFTEVEAGIFEGLRQGEGVYILQDLAAARSMAKSMDQMIGDWSMVRGNGQPVCGLTLTNTESGPDNFQVFLKPRCDAAIAQFNPTQWRLERGQIILMSKSGDIWQFEADDNAQWRRVPDTADPLIMLRQ; translated from the coding sequence ATGCGCGTTCTTCGGGTCGGAGCATCGGTCATCGCGGCGTGTGTCGCCGCGATCGGCATTGCGCATGCGCAAGATACGTCGACCTTGAAGAAGGACATGCCCGGGCAGTGGGAGCTCTCCACCACCGAGCGCAGCAAGACCTGCGTCGTCACCCTCAAGGCCGACGCCGCGGGGCAGGGCTACAAGCTCGAGCTGGAGCCGGCCTGCAAGACCGCCCTGCCTTTCACCAAAGACATCGTAGCCTGGAGCGTCAGGGGGCTCGACATCGTTCGTTTGCAGGATGCGACCGGTGAGGCCGTGATCGACTTCACCGAGGTCGAGGCCGGCATCTTCGAAGGTCTGCGGCAGGGCGAGGGCGTCTACATCCTGCAGGATCTCGCCGCCGCCCGCTCGATGGCCAAGTCGATGGACCAGATGATCGGCGACTGGTCGATGGTGCGTGGCAACGGCCAGCCGGTCTGTGGATTGACGCTGACCAACACGGAATCCGGCCCCGACAATTTCCAGGTCTTTCTCAAGCCGCGATGCGATGCGGCCATCGCGCAGTTCAACCCGACGCAATGGCGGCTCGAGCGCGGCCAGATCATCCTGATGTCAAAATCCGGCGATATCTGGCAGTTCGAGGCCGACGACAACGCGCAGTGGCGGCGCGTTCCTGACACCGCCGATCCCCTGATCATGCTGCGTCAGTAG